The Pirellulales bacterium region GAGCCATCCGTTCTACAACGATAACGGTCTGCTCGTCGTTTTCAGCGTCAAGGGAACCACGCTGACCAAGGTGGCAGAGGTTAAAATCGGGCAATGGCCGCAGGATGTGGCCTGGAGCCGTGACGGCAAGACTTTGCTGGCGCAAAGCATGGTGGACAATGCGCTCGCCGTCGTCAGTTTCGATGGCAAGAGCCTAAAGGTGACCGGCCAACTCAAAGTCACCGGCGGCCCCGACGGCATTCCGCACCGCCGGGCATTGAGGTGAACTAAAGCATGATCCCGAAAAACTTGCCCTCGGACTTGATCCGTGGGTGGTTGCCGGTTTCCCGCCTGCGCGGAGCTTGGTAATCGTTTGAACTTTCGTCTGATGCTTCGGCGGGCCAACGGGTCCGGCCCGAAGTGGCCGGCCCGATGACAAGCTCCGCCAGGTCGGAAAAGATCATGCGAAAAGCTAGAGCGGGATGATGGTTCGACGAGATCTCATCCCGCTCGGGGAGTCCGTTATCGGGAGAAAAATAAATCTAACTCGGACATCGGGATTCGTGGCTTTGACCCGAACCGGACATCGGCCGGCCGCCAAAATCTTCGCGCTCTGAAATCACGCACGCCCACTTCCAGTGAGCCGGTTTGACCCGCTACGATGCTTCGTCCTGAGCATAGGGAGCGGCAATGAGACGGCGCGAGCTTATCCAAGCGATTGCAGCCTCCGCCTTTACTTGGCCGCTCGCAGCGCACGCGCAGCAGCCCACGATTCCGATGATTGGATTATTGCAAATCGGGACACCATCCGGCTACGACCTCTCGGGATTCCGTCAGGGGCTGAAAGACGCGGGCTATGTCGAGGGCCAGAACCTGGCGATTGAGTATCGCTTCGCGAATGACGATCCATCCCGTCTATCGGAGCTGGCCTCGGATTTGGTGCGCCGTCAGGTGCGCGTGATCGCGGCCGTGGCCAGCGGGCTCGCAGCTCGGGCAGCGAAAGATGCGACCAATACCATTCCGATCGTTTTCGGTTATGGAGCCGACCCAATCAAACAAGGTCTTGTCGCCAACCTCAATCGGCCAGGCGGTAATGTCACCGGGATCATCTCGCTCGCCAACGAGCTTTACGGTAAGCAACTCGGAATCCTGCACGAATTGCTGCCGCAAGCGGCTCATTTTGCCGTCCTCGCCAATCCTAAAGGCACGTCGATTTACGAATCCATCGTTAAGAACTCGCAAGCTGCCGCTTCTGCGATCGGCCAGACAATCGAAATTCTGAACGCCAGCACCGACGGCGAGATCGACGCGGTCTTTATGCGCCTTGGCGATGAAAAAAGCGCGCAGGGTCTATTAGTCACCAACGACCCATTTTACATTGCGCGGCGCGTTCAACTGGCCATTCTGGCGGCGCGCTATGCGGTGCCTGCGATCTATCCGTTCCGTGAAATGGCCGAAGTCGGCGGTTTGTTGAGCTACGGCCCCAATCTTGCCGAACGAGACCGCCAAACCGGGCTCTATGTCGGCCGTATTCTCAAGGGGGAGAAGCCGGCCGATCTGCCCGTACAACAGATGAGCAAATTCGAGTTGGTCATCAATCTGAAAACCGCCAAGGCACTCGGTTTGAGCGTCCCCAATTCAATGCAGTTGCTCG contains the following coding sequences:
- a CDS encoding ABC transporter substrate-binding protein produces the protein MIGLLQIGTPSGYDLSGFRQGLKDAGYVEGQNLAIEYRFANDDPSRLSELASDLVRRQVRVIAAVASGLAARAAKDATNTIPIVFGYGADPIKQGLVANLNRPGGNVTGIISLANELYGKQLGILHELLPQAAHFAVLANPKGTSIYESIVKNSQAAASAIGQTIEILNASTDGEIDAVFMRLGDEKSAQGLLVTNDPFYIARRVQLAILAARYAVPAIYPFREMAEVGGLLSYGPNLAERDRQTGLYVGRILKGEKPADLPVQQMSKFELVINLKTAKALGLSVPNSMQLLADAVIE